In Candidatus Nitronauta litoralis, one DNA window encodes the following:
- a CDS encoding DUF523 and DUF1722 domain-containing protein: MKEKIKIGVSSCLIGEKVRWNGDHKQDRYVREVLEQYFQYLPVCPEMEVGMGVPRETVALYGDLKKPKMLGRKSRTDWTGKMNRFVKGRIKQLNHDDLCGFIFKSKSPSCGLGRIPVYSETEQGKARHGAGMFAKAFTETFPLTPVEDEGRLNDPRIRENFIVRVFSFSRLKNELLSSRARPGTLVKFHTKNKFLLLSHSRKHYTALGKIVAEVKKDPWNKVIASYAFIFMEALALKSTTKKHTDVLMHMMGFFKKMLSKDEKADILEAVEDYRKELLPLIVPVTLIRNYVKKHQVDYLQDQVYLNPHPKELMLRNHV, from the coding sequence ATGAAAGAAAAAATAAAAATTGGGGTCAGCAGTTGTTTGATTGGAGAGAAAGTCCGTTGGAATGGAGACCATAAGCAGGACCGTTATGTACGTGAGGTTTTGGAACAGTACTTCCAATACCTTCCTGTTTGTCCAGAAATGGAAGTCGGGATGGGGGTTCCCAGAGAAACCGTTGCTCTTTATGGTGATCTTAAAAAGCCAAAAATGCTGGGTCGAAAAAGCCGGACCGACTGGACGGGTAAGATGAATCGATTTGTAAAAGGCAGGATCAAACAACTCAATCACGATGATCTGTGCGGCTTTATTTTTAAAAGTAAATCTCCTTCATGTGGTCTCGGTCGGATCCCGGTGTATTCTGAAACGGAGCAAGGTAAAGCGAGGCATGGAGCGGGGATGTTCGCCAAAGCATTCACAGAGACCTTTCCACTGACCCCGGTCGAGGATGAAGGGAGATTGAACGATCCAAGGATCCGGGAAAATTTTATTGTCCGGGTGTTCAGTTTTTCAAGGTTGAAAAATGAATTGCTCAGCAGCCGGGCCAGGCCGGGCACCCTGGTAAAATTTCATACGAAAAATAAATTCCTGCTTCTTTCCCACAGCCGGAAACATTACACAGCTCTGGGGAAAATTGTGGCGGAGGTAAAAAAGGATCCCTGGAATAAAGTGATTGCATCCTATGCGTTTATTTTTATGGAGGCGTTGGCGCTTAAATCAACCACCAAAAAACATACAGATGTTCTCATGCATATGATGGGGTTTTTTAAAAAGATGCTTTCAAAAGACGAAAAGGCGGACATACTGGAAGCAGTCGAAGATTACCGGAAGGAACTGCTCCCCTTGATTGTCCCGGTCACTTTAATCCGCAACTATGTAAAAAAACATCAGGTGGACTATTTGCAGGATCAGGTTTATCTGAACCCGCATCCAAAAGAACTCATGCTGAGAAACCACGTTTGA
- a CDS encoding formylglycine-generating enzyme family protein, whose product MAEFLHNISLQDILLGVIAILFGIPLLVFGIMTFLYKAGLIAPPVRKPESPVSVTSENNTMTNNVFKQFWMQAILFILLSLMLLFGLRGFSQAKTAPKGMVLIPEGTFIMGSSDEEILWAAETFLSESLEYYRDETPAHPVNLDAFFIDKTEVTVGDFKDFMAETGQEPPRYFDSENFKAVTQPVVGVTWQQAASFCKWAGKRLPTEAEWEKAARGTDARMYPWGKKPEEKRGNFRGKKDGFRYVAPVGSFPENKSPYGVLDLAGNVWEWTDSWYGPHPGNTTENDFYGKKFKVMKGGSWFSNLDLARITVRGKALPTQKMNYIGFRCAQSLSEKAAAKN is encoded by the coding sequence ATGGCAGAATTTCTTCACAACATAAGCCTGCAGGATATTCTCCTTGGTGTAATAGCAATTTTATTTGGGATACCCCTTCTGGTGTTTGGCATCATGACCTTTCTCTACAAGGCAGGACTCATCGCTCCCCCGGTAAGAAAACCGGAGTCCCCTGTTTCGGTTACTTCTGAAAACAACACAATGACCAACAACGTATTCAAACAATTCTGGATGCAGGCTATTTTATTTATTCTACTCAGCCTGATGTTGTTGTTCGGTTTGCGCGGTTTTTCGCAAGCCAAGACGGCTCCCAAGGGAATGGTGTTGATCCCGGAGGGGACTTTCATTATGGGGTCCTCCGATGAAGAAATCTTGTGGGCCGCAGAAACGTTCCTTTCTGAGTCGCTCGAATATTACCGGGATGAAACCCCCGCGCACCCGGTCAACCTGGATGCATTTTTTATCGACAAGACCGAGGTGACGGTCGGCGACTTTAAAGACTTCATGGCGGAAACGGGACAGGAACCGCCCCGATATTTCGACAGTGAAAACTTCAAGGCCGTCACTCAACCAGTGGTCGGGGTCACCTGGCAACAGGCTGCCAGTTTTTGCAAGTGGGCCGGTAAGCGCCTGCCGACGGAAGCGGAATGGGAGAAGGCCGCGCGTGGAACGGATGCGCGAATGTATCCCTGGGGCAAGAAACCGGAAGAAAAGCGCGGGAATTTCCGCGGTAAAAAAGACGGCTTTCGCTATGTCGCACCAGTCGGATCGTTTCCGGAAAATAAAAGTCCGTACGGAGTCCTGGACCTTGCTGGCAATGTCTGGGAATGGACCGATTCCTGGTATGGGCCTCATCCAGGCAATACAACGGAAAACGATTTCTACGGAAAAAAATTTAAAGTGATGAAAGGCGGCTCATGGTTTTCCAATTTGGACCTTGCACGCATAACCGTCCGCGGCAAAGCCCTGCCTACCCAAAAAATGAATTACATCGGGTTCCGGTGCGCCCAGTCTTTATCTGAAAAAGCGGCGGCTAAAAATTAA
- a CDS encoding 3-isopropylmalate dehydratase has protein sequence MKEQFEGRAYVLGNNIDTDQIIPAAHLVYSLSDPEERKKYGQYSLSGVPSEGAGLPKGNTPFVEEGEWQSKYSIIIGGKNFGCGSSREHAPACMEIAGVQAVIAESYARIFYRNSVDGGFFTPFESEKLLTDEINTGDELAIDMKENTLTNKTQNKTYKLKPLGDVKDIIEAGNIFEYAKKAGLMPA, from the coding sequence ATGAAAGAACAGTTTGAAGGCCGGGCTTATGTGCTTGGCAATAATATCGACACCGATCAGATCATTCCGGCGGCACATCTGGTGTACAGCCTGAGCGACCCGGAAGAACGTAAAAAATACGGTCAGTATTCACTTTCTGGTGTTCCTTCAGAAGGCGCAGGACTGCCTAAGGGCAACACCCCTTTTGTAGAGGAAGGTGAATGGCAGTCGAAATACAGTATCATCATTGGCGGCAAAAATTTCGGCTGCGGCTCTTCACGTGAACACGCACCGGCCTGTATGGAAATCGCAGGTGTGCAGGCGGTCATCGCAGAATCCTACGCGCGGATTTTCTACCGCAACTCAGTCGACGGCGGATTCTTCACCCCCTTTGAAAGCGAAAAGCTGTTGACGGACGAGATCAACACAGGGGACGAGCTTGCAATTGATATGAAAGAAAACACGCTGACCAACAAGACTCAGAACAAAACGTATAAGCTAAAGCCGCTGGGGGATGTGAAGGATATCATTGAGGCGGGAAACATCTTCGAATACGCCAAGAAAGCCGGCCTGATGCCGGCGTGA
- a CDS encoding 3-isopropylmalate dehydratase large subunit gives MAMTITEKILAAHAGKTSAQPGDNIWVDVDVLMTHDVCGPGAISIFKKHFGQNAKVWDPEKLVIIPDHYIFTEDPHALRNVDILRDFVKEQNLPYYYDPGTDDYKGVCHVALAQEGHNRPGEVLFGTDSHTCTSGAFGMFSTGIGNTDAAFIMGTGKLWVKVPETMRFEFHGTFPPYIMAKDILLQVIGDIGCDGATYRTMEWAGDAVMQFSMEERMTLCNMAIEAGGKNSVIEADSVTEEYVKQRTRKSYSIERSDADAKYFFRKSYDASKMEPVVAKPHSPDNRALARECTDVKLDRSYIGSCTGGKLTDFIAAAEILNGEKVKIETYIVPATREVENGIREYKIEGKTLQTIFEEAGCHIGEPSCAACLGGPKDTFGRTHGTEVVVSTTNRNFPGRMGSKQSAVYLASPYTAAASALTGHVTDPREVMSANV, from the coding sequence ATGGCCATGACCATTACTGAAAAAATCCTGGCGGCCCACGCCGGTAAAACCTCCGCCCAGCCGGGCGATAACATCTGGGTCGATGTCGATGTTCTCATGACGCACGACGTTTGCGGACCTGGTGCCATTTCCATATTCAAAAAACACTTTGGACAGAACGCCAAGGTGTGGGATCCCGAAAAACTGGTCATCATTCCGGATCACTATATTTTCACCGAAGACCCTCATGCCCTGCGCAATGTCGACATCCTGCGTGACTTCGTCAAGGAACAGAATCTGCCCTACTACTACGATCCGGGCACCGATGATTACAAGGGTGTGTGCCATGTGGCTCTGGCGCAGGAAGGCCACAATCGTCCGGGTGAAGTGTTGTTCGGTACCGACTCACACACCTGCACCTCCGGTGCGTTCGGTATGTTTTCGACAGGTATTGGTAACACAGATGCAGCGTTCATTATGGGGACCGGCAAATTGTGGGTGAAGGTTCCGGAAACGATGCGTTTCGAATTCCACGGCACCTTCCCGCCTTACATCATGGCTAAGGATATTCTCTTACAGGTGATCGGTGATATTGGCTGTGACGGCGCGACCTACCGCACGATGGAATGGGCGGGCGACGCGGTCATGCAGTTCTCTATGGAAGAGCGCATGACCCTGTGCAACATGGCCATTGAAGCGGGCGGTAAAAACTCCGTGATCGAAGCCGATAGTGTGACCGAAGAATACGTCAAGCAACGCACCAGGAAATCGTACTCCATTGAACGTTCGGATGCGGATGCAAAATACTTCTTCCGCAAAAGTTACGACGCTTCCAAAATGGAACCCGTGGTCGCGAAACCGCACTCACCGGACAACCGCGCTCTGGCACGGGAATGTACCGACGTCAAACTGGACCGTTCGTATATCGGATCCTGCACCGGTGGCAAGCTGACTGACTTCATCGCAGCGGCTGAAATCCTGAACGGTGAGAAGGTTAAGATTGAGACCTACATCGTACCGGCGACCCGTGAAGTCGAGAATGGCATCCGCGAATACAAAATCGAGGGCAAGACCCTGCAGACGATATTCGAGGAAGCCGGTTGTCACATCGGCGAGCCCTCCTGCGCGGCCTGTCTCGGCGGACCTAAAGACACGTTTGGTCGAACCCACGGGACGGAAGTGGTGGTCTCGACCACCAACCGCAATTTTCCAGGACGTATGGGTTCGAAGCAATCAGCTGTGTATCTCGCATCACCCTACACCGCAGCGGCTTCTGCTCTTACCGGGCACGTTACGGATCCGCGCGAGGTCATGTCCGCAAACGTTTAA
- a CDS encoding radical SAM protein, translating into MLNLILDTFNRLNYRIPGRPRQVQLEVTNRCNLDCPMCPREVMDIELEHMEWDTFRQVVDKLHGDEDITLTGWGEPFLHPRIFDMIRYCKQRGHTVRITSNGLFARTDIAEEIIESGLDALTFSIDSVEGEVDSGHASHKALKNIERIPTLRKQGKPWLRLQATLHAGGGDALCAVIEYGARHGYDAVNVGRVDRKYDPSLTRPGPLEEERIFEKADRVASKNGIQLDWLQYGVSRGLVRFFYRLLRKKLHRSGRYCLKTFDYTYVTREGNVTPCCLLPEKKIGSALTGDLNTIWNSGDYNHFRENYRDTCGKCDLWTVDMVDQPSPETPTPRPEPVLS; encoded by the coding sequence ATGCTCAATCTCATTCTTGATACCTTCAACCGCTTGAATTACCGGATTCCCGGACGGCCGAGACAGGTCCAGCTGGAGGTCACCAACCGGTGCAATCTCGATTGTCCGATGTGCCCGAGGGAAGTGATGGACATTGAGCTGGAGCATATGGAATGGGACACTTTCAGGCAGGTGGTCGACAAGCTGCACGGCGATGAGGACATCACGCTCACCGGTTGGGGCGAACCCTTCCTGCATCCCCGGATTTTTGACATGATTCGCTATTGCAAACAGCGTGGGCATACGGTGCGAATCACCTCCAATGGCCTGTTCGCAAGGACGGATATCGCTGAAGAAATTATCGAGTCCGGACTCGACGCGCTGACTTTCAGTATCGACAGTGTGGAAGGGGAGGTGGACTCCGGTCACGCCAGCCACAAGGCCCTGAAAAATATTGAACGGATACCCACTCTTCGTAAGCAGGGAAAACCCTGGCTGCGCCTGCAGGCCACCTTGCATGCGGGTGGTGGCGATGCTCTGTGCGCTGTGATCGAATATGGTGCGCGGCATGGCTATGATGCGGTCAATGTCGGTCGGGTGGACCGCAAGTACGATCCATCGCTGACCCGACCGGGTCCGTTGGAAGAAGAACGGATATTTGAAAAGGCCGACCGGGTGGCAAGTAAGAATGGAATCCAGCTCGACTGGCTGCAATATGGTGTTTCACGCGGGCTGGTCCGGTTTTTCTACCGACTTCTACGCAAAAAATTGCATCGTTCAGGTCGCTATTGCCTGAAAACCTTCGACTACACTTACGTGACCCGCGAGGGGAACGTCACTCCATGCTGTCTCCTGCCTGAGAAAAAAATAGGCAGCGCGTTGACCGGGGACCTCAACACCATCTGGAACAGCGGCGATTACAACCACTTCCGTGAAAATTACCGGGACACCTGTGGCAAATGCGACCTCTGGACCGTCGACATGGTCGACCAGCCTTCACCTGAAACACCGACACCCAGGCCCGAACCTGTTCTTTCCTAA
- a CDS encoding DASS family sodium-coupled anion symporter, which translates to MIEQQTAIPKIVIDRRPMWIVVFDRMRRGIFLAVIFLLFFVALGFDGPSDLSPEAYKVICLFGLCVTLWSTNLIPLSATSLLAIGMVPLLGIMESGQVYQFFGNKAVFFILGAFILSGAMIACGLSVRLSMWIMENFGQSPLRLWGSIYFFGAISSCFMSEHAVAAMLFPIVSEIVRTLNLTPGKSVFAKGLYFAMAWGCIIGGAATVLGGGRVPLAVEILEKSTQKVATLGVWEYSALSFPLFLIMLPAGWLVLTTLFKPEIQDVSPALKVLHKKREALGKISFHEMGVGGVMLITLFFWFVFGEHYGIANIAIIAIVVLFLFRLITWEKVQEHVNWAVILMYGGAICLGEVMADTGAALWLAQKVFSGIIEMPVMFLITVAVLSAAFTTVMNNSAVIAVLLPPVLSLCGDYGISPLVAAMTVILPSNFAFILPIATPASALAYSSRCFQLREMVITGFILAAIGFIAYLLLLKVYWPLIGLVG; encoded by the coding sequence ATGATCGAACAACAAACTGCCATTCCGAAGATCGTCATCGATCGCCGTCCCATGTGGATTGTGGTGTTTGACCGTATGCGCCGCGGGATTTTCCTGGCGGTGATCTTCCTGTTGTTTTTCGTCGCCCTCGGGTTTGACGGTCCATCGGACCTCTCTCCGGAAGCGTATAAGGTCATTTGTCTGTTCGGACTCTGCGTCACCCTTTGGTCGACCAACCTGATTCCGCTTTCAGCAACCAGCCTGCTCGCTATCGGGATGGTGCCGCTGCTCGGCATCATGGAATCGGGGCAGGTGTACCAGTTTTTCGGCAACAAGGCGGTGTTCTTCATCCTCGGTGCCTTTATTTTGTCGGGAGCGATGATCGCCTGCGGACTGAGTGTGCGCCTGTCGATGTGGATCATGGAAAATTTTGGACAGAGTCCGTTACGACTCTGGGGTTCTATATATTTTTTTGGTGCGATCAGTTCCTGCTTCATGTCCGAGCATGCTGTGGCGGCGATGCTGTTTCCCATCGTTTCGGAAATCGTGCGGACGCTCAATCTGACTCCTGGCAAATCGGTATTCGCCAAAGGACTGTACTTCGCCATGGCCTGGGGCTGCATCATTGGCGGTGCGGCAACGGTTCTGGGTGGTGGACGCGTGCCACTTGCAGTCGAGATTCTTGAGAAGAGTACGCAAAAGGTGGCTACCCTCGGAGTCTGGGAGTATTCAGCCCTGTCGTTTCCTTTGTTTCTCATCATGTTGCCTGCGGGCTGGCTGGTGCTGACGACCCTGTTCAAGCCGGAGATCCAGGATGTGTCTCCGGCATTGAAAGTCCTGCACAAAAAGCGCGAGGCTCTGGGCAAAATAAGTTTTCACGAAATGGGGGTCGGTGGTGTGATGCTGATCACCCTGTTCTTCTGGTTTGTCTTTGGCGAACACTACGGAATCGCCAACATTGCGATCATTGCAATCGTGGTGTTGTTTCTGTTTCGGCTGATCACATGGGAAAAAGTTCAGGAGCACGTCAACTGGGCAGTGATCCTGATGTACGGCGGCGCTATCTGTCTCGGTGAAGTGATGGCCGATACCGGTGCGGCGTTGTGGCTGGCACAGAAAGTCTTCTCCGGAATTATTGAGATGCCGGTGATGTTTCTGATAACCGTGGCGGTGCTGTCGGCGGCATTCACCACAGTGATGAACAATTCAGCCGTGATCGCTGTTCTCCTGCCGCCGGTGCTGTCTCTCTGCGGGGATTACGGGATCAGTCCCCTGGTGGCGGCGATGACAGTTATTCTGCCATCCAACTTTGCCTTTATTTTGCCAATTGCAACACCTGCATCGGCGCTGGCGTACAGTTCCCGTTGTTTCCAGTTGCGCGAGATGGTGATTACAGGATTCATCCTGGCTGCGATTGGCTTTATCGCGTATCTATTGCTACTTAAAGTTTACTGGCCGCTGATCGGCCTGGTAGGTTAG
- a CDS encoding rhodanese, with product MPTIDNIDPIELKRQLDAGEVECLLDVRDEWEHSLVALPDSIHIPLNELVDRMMELAFEEEIVVYCHVGQRSRRAADILIEAGVKTVHNLAGGIDAYSQVADASVPRYRAAM from the coding sequence ATGCCAACAATTGACAACATCGATCCGATCGAACTGAAGCGGCAACTGGATGCCGGTGAAGTGGAGTGTCTGCTCGACGTGCGCGATGAGTGGGAACACTCCCTTGTTGCACTGCCGGATTCGATACACATCCCGCTGAACGAGTTGGTCGATCGCATGATGGAACTGGCGTTCGAAGAAGAGATCGTTGTGTATTGCCACGTCGGGCAACGCTCGCGGCGGGCCGCCGATATATTGATTGAAGCCGGAGTGAAGACGGTGCACAACCTCGCCGGCGGCATCGATGCCTATTCCCAGGTCGCGGATGCTTCTGTTCCGCGTTACCGCGCGGCGATGTGA
- a CDS encoding heme-binding protein, which translates to MINTNIISIKRSRIKSITIMTALCFASLLTANVAAAELPKESVLPLALAAKAAQAAVDQCKADGYTVSAAVVDRGGNVRALLRQDGAGPHTVQSSSKKAYTSASMKRSTADLAALVVKMPAVQGLQHMNDHMLLLGGGLPIKIDGEVVGGIGVGGAPGGHLDAACAEAGLKSIGAETKAPEKK; encoded by the coding sequence ATGATCAATACCAATATTATTTCAATAAAACGGTCTCGGATTAAATCGATAACAATAATGACAGCTCTGTGTTTCGCAAGTTTGCTAACTGCAAACGTTGCAGCCGCTGAACTACCAAAAGAAAGTGTACTTCCTCTTGCCCTGGCAGCGAAGGCCGCGCAGGCAGCGGTCGATCAATGCAAAGCCGATGGCTACACCGTCAGCGCCGCTGTCGTCGACAGGGGAGGAAACGTACGTGCCCTGTTGCGTCAGGATGGAGCGGGTCCGCATACGGTTCAAAGCAGCAGCAAAAAAGCCTACACGTCGGCCAGCATGAAACGTTCTACCGCAGATCTGGCGGCCCTGGTTGTCAAAATGCCTGCGGTCCAGGGCCTGCAACACATGAACGACCATATGTTGCTTCTGGGTGGCGGACTGCCCATTAAGATTGACGGCGAAGTGGTAGGGGGAATAGGAGTCGGCGGAGCACCTGGTGGCCATCTCGATGCTGCCTGCGCTGAAGCCGGTTTAAAAAGCATCGGCGCCGAGACAAAAGCTCCCGAGAAAAAATAA
- the aroE gene encoding shikimate dehydrogenase encodes MICIPIVGPSHQQALKDIERCRNLADIVELRMDLIPDGDLKDLMQTADNKVIVTYRSKMDGGQYRGSDEDRVASIRKAIDLGAPYVDIETSTPGPLLKSVLENKGESQIILSHHDFTRTDERIDKFYEIMCEMPADIIKLITYAQDITDNLAMFKLLYRARKNEKKMIGFCMGEKGEVSRILSVHFGSWLTFGSLETGKESAPGQIPARILKEVYRVNEIPSDAKIFGVIGDPVNKSMGYLIHNKAFQLTDLPHVYVPFPVQNVQRFFSAFEPYLGGLSVTMPHKEEIGRYLGSISAQAKKIGAVNTVVNENKAWAGHNTDGTGALRALKAKGEVAGKNVVIIGAGGTAKAIGHTLKDAGAKLTLTYHRNKERGEELANQLGARLIHIDSVANETPDILINCSPVGMNPNVKQTPCPASCLKPGMIVFDSVYNPLETRLITEAKAAGCTAIPGIELFVNQAVEQFELWTGTTAPIDAMRQVVLDKLKEN; translated from the coding sequence ATGATCTGTATTCCCATAGTCGGTCCATCGCACCAACAGGCATTAAAAGACATCGAACGCTGCCGCAACCTGGCGGACATCGTTGAACTGCGCATGGACCTCATCCCGGACGGGGACCTCAAAGACCTGATGCAGACGGCTGACAACAAGGTCATCGTCACCTACCGGTCGAAAATGGACGGCGGTCAATACCGTGGCTCGGACGAAGACCGCGTGGCATCCATTCGAAAAGCCATCGATCTGGGCGCGCCTTATGTCGACATCGAAACGTCTACTCCCGGCCCGCTGCTTAAATCCGTGTTGGAGAACAAGGGTGAAAGCCAGATCATTCTGTCGCATCACGATTTCACCCGCACCGATGAACGCATCGACAAGTTTTACGAAATCATGTGCGAAATGCCAGCGGATATCATCAAGCTCATCACCTATGCTCAGGACATCACCGACAACCTGGCAATGTTCAAACTGCTTTACCGGGCGCGCAAGAATGAAAAAAAGATGATCGGCTTCTGCATGGGAGAAAAAGGAGAAGTAAGCCGCATCCTGTCAGTCCACTTTGGAAGCTGGCTAACCTTTGGCTCTCTTGAAACGGGTAAGGAAAGCGCACCCGGGCAAATACCGGCCCGCATCCTCAAAGAAGTTTACCGCGTTAACGAAATTCCATCGGATGCAAAAATCTTCGGTGTCATCGGTGATCCGGTCAACAAAAGCATGGGCTACCTCATCCACAACAAGGCGTTTCAACTGACCGACCTGCCTCACGTATACGTCCCGTTTCCTGTTCAGAACGTACAGCGATTTTTCTCCGCATTCGAACCGTACCTCGGTGGACTCAGCGTCACCATGCCGCACAAGGAGGAAATCGGACGTTACCTCGGTTCCATCTCCGCACAAGCGAAAAAAATTGGTGCGGTCAACACGGTGGTGAACGAAAACAAGGCCTGGGCGGGACACAACACCGACGGTACCGGTGCCCTGCGTGCGCTAAAGGCTAAAGGCGAGGTCGCCGGAAAAAACGTGGTCATCATCGGTGCAGGTGGAACGGCCAAAGCCATCGGGCACACATTGAAAGACGCCGGTGCAAAACTGACTCTCACCTATCACCGTAACAAAGAACGCGGAGAAGAGTTAGCGAACCAGCTCGGAGCGCGACTGATCCACATTGACTCGGTTGCCAATGAAACACCGGACATCCTCATCAACTGTTCGCCGGTCGGGATGAATCCGAATGTGAAGCAGACCCCCTGCCCTGCCAGTTGCCTTAAACCCGGCATGATCGTATTCGACTCCGTGTACAATCCCCTGGAAACCCGGCTGATCACCGAAGCCAAAGCCGCCGGCTGCACTGCCATCCCCGGCATTGAACTGTTTGTCAATCAAGCCGTGGAACAATTCGAACTATGGACCGGCACAACCGCCCCCATCGACGCCATGCGACAAGTGGTACTGGATAAGCTTAAAGAGAACTAA
- a CDS encoding LON peptidase substrate-binding domain-containing protein — protein sequence MTEKRQISLFPLPSTVFYPNTLLPLHIFEMRYREMVAHSIETGQWIGMVLLQSGWEEQYYESPPIDSIGCAGPIKKHTQQEDGKYNIVISGQTRFRVLDEFGDRPFRQANVELLTNIEDSPINKTEGSPFYNLASRFWNFRELLPEEKRGELELDLDNCRSLGDATDRMAHLLDFTLDQQRFFLEELNVEKRVAALLETLELKTRIVQQSSRFAREGLDSRWN from the coding sequence ATGACTGAAAAACGTCAAATTTCCCTGTTTCCATTACCTTCAACAGTATTTTATCCAAATACCCTGCTGCCTCTTCATATCTTCGAAATGAGATACAGAGAGATGGTCGCGCATTCCATCGAAACCGGGCAATGGATTGGCATGGTGTTGCTGCAATCGGGCTGGGAAGAGCAGTATTACGAGTCACCTCCCATTGATTCCATCGGTTGCGCAGGCCCCATCAAAAAACATACCCAACAAGAAGATGGCAAATACAACATCGTGATATCCGGGCAAACCCGTTTCCGCGTGCTCGACGAATTTGGTGACCGACCATTCAGGCAAGCCAATGTGGAACTCCTCACCAATATTGAGGACTCTCCCATAAATAAAACAGAAGGCTCTCCCTTTTACAATCTTGCTTCCCGTTTCTGGAACTTCAGGGAACTGCTGCCGGAAGAAAAACGCGGGGAGCTGGAACTGGATCTCGACAATTGCCGAAGCCTGGGTGATGCTACCGATCGTATGGCCCACCTGCTGGATTTCACTCTCGACCAACAACGTTTCTTCCTTGAAGAACTCAATGTCGAAAAACGGGTGGCCGCCCTGCTGGAAACCCTCGAACTCAAAACCCGCATCGTCCAGCAATCCTCCCGCTTCGCCCGCGAAGGTCTTGACTCCCGCTGGAATTGA
- a CDS encoding glutaredoxin: MELIRLYNIDGCGYCAMVRSHLDRMGIEYEKIDVPWPHHLRKQVMEISGQTTVPVLVDDDVVLSDENDIIEYLNKTYANS, encoded by the coding sequence ATGGAACTGATTCGACTTTACAACATAGATGGCTGTGGTTATTGTGCGATGGTTCGGTCACATCTGGACCGGATGGGAATCGAATATGAAAAAATTGATGTTCCATGGCCGCATCACCTGCGTAAGCAAGTCATGGAGATATCTGGACAGACTACAGTTCCTGTCCTGGTGGATGACGATGTCGTGTTGAGCGATGAAAATGACATCATCGAATACCTCAATAAGACTTACGCCAACTCCTGA